A single genomic interval of Chryseobacterium paludis harbors:
- a CDS encoding Ppx/GppA phosphatase family protein yields MKIAAIDIGSNAARLLINEVKITNKHPEFIKLNLLRIPLRLGMDVFTHGEIGKEREKMVIDSMRIFSDLMKIYKVDHYRACATSAMRDAKNGQEIIQQVKETSGINIEIISGDEEATLIYENHVAEGLDKDFAYLYIDVGGGSTELTFYENDKMVYEKSFNIGTIRLLNNFVTADNWYEMKQEVKKNIISKKPIVAIGSGGNINKVFSMSKTKDGKPMTLSHLKKVHKEFDELSVDERMTKHNLREDRADVLVHALKIFNNVMLWSDINRIFVPKISVADGLIHNIYSQLHEKK; encoded by the coding sequence ATGAAGATTGCAGCGATAGATATAGGAAGTAATGCAGCGAGACTTTTAATTAATGAAGTAAAAATCACCAATAAACACCCCGAATTTATAAAGCTTAATCTTCTGAGAATTCCTCTGAGATTAGGAATGGATGTGTTTACTCATGGAGAAATTGGTAAGGAAAGGGAGAAAATGGTCATTGACTCAATGAGAATTTTCAGTGATTTGATGAAGATCTATAAGGTAGATCATTATAGAGCTTGTGCTACCAGTGCTATGCGTGATGCTAAAAACGGACAGGAAATCATTCAGCAGGTAAAGGAAACTTCTGGAATTAATATTGAAATTATTTCTGGAGATGAGGAAGCTACATTAATTTATGAAAATCATGTTGCAGAAGGTTTAGATAAAGATTTTGCATATTTATATATTGATGTTGGCGGAGGTTCTACAGAGCTTACCTTTTATGAGAATGATAAAATGGTTTATGAAAAATCTTTCAATATCGGAACAATACGTCTTCTGAATAATTTCGTAACTGCCGACAATTGGTATGAAATGAAGCAGGAGGTAAAGAAAAATATTATAAGCAAAAAACCAATCGTTGCAATTGGATCAGGAGGAAACATTAATAAGGTTTTCTCTATGAGCAAAACAAAGGACGGAAAACCCATGACTTTATCGCATTTGAAGAAGGTGCATAAAGAGTTTGATGAATTGAGTGTGGATGAAAGAATGACAAAACATAATTTGAGGGAGGATAGAGCGGACGTTTTAGTTCATGCTTTAAAGATTTTCAATAATGTAATGTTGTGGTCTGATATCAACAGGATCTTTGTTCCAAAAATCTCTGTTGCTGATGGTCTTATTCACAATATTTACAGTCAGTTACATGAGAAAAAATAA
- the ppk1 gene encoding polyphosphate kinase 1 yields MSIHFNPRDITWLAFNERVLQEAMDENVPLHLRIRFLGIFSNNLDEFFRVRVAGLKRAMDFKEKVIAESFYQPPSKILQRINEIVISQQQNFDKTWKKIQGEMADHKVSIKNARNLTVLQKEFVRKYFDEVVESNVIPILLHENTSMPYLRDKSLYLGVAMRKKDWQYQSNYAIIEIPSRFVGRFVLLPTEDPEEKNVMLLEDVITFNLPHIFSYFGYDEFAANAFKVTKDAEMDLDNDIKTNFAEKIEKGLKNRRKGKPTRFVFDKDMDKALLELLIRKLNLTKKDSIIPGGKIHNFKHFMDFPDVFATYTRPLERTSFTHQAFEHGERVTDVILKKDVLLSFPYHKYNPVIDLLREAAMDPDVKSIQITAYRLASSSKIINALIYAARNGKEVTVMLELQARFDEESNLEWKEMLEPEGINVLVGIPDKKVHAKLCVIKKRAHNKTIQYGFISTGNFNEKTARIYGDHLLMTADRGVMADINKVFNVLKKPKEDYISVLKTCKNLVVCPQFMREKIVHHIDKEIDEARAGRKAEIIIKANSVSDRALITKLYDAALAGVTVKTIVRGIYCVVNQKEFKEKIKGISIVDEYLEHARVMYFYNKGVEDMYISSADWMTRNLDYRIEAAAKITDKDLKKELKDILDIQLRDNVKARILDKRLGNEYVRNDKQECRSQIETYKYLKAKTNIK; encoded by the coding sequence ATGTCAATACACTTTAATCCGAGGGATATTACCTGGCTGGCTTTTAACGAAAGGGTTTTACAGGAAGCAATGGACGAGAATGTACCATTGCATTTAAGAATACGTTTTCTGGGAATTTTCTCCAATAATTTAGATGAATTTTTCAGAGTACGTGTTGCCGGATTAAAGCGCGCCATGGATTTTAAAGAAAAGGTAATCGCTGAATCTTTCTATCAGCCACCTTCCAAGATCTTACAGCGAATCAATGAAATTGTAATAAGTCAACAGCAGAATTTCGATAAAACCTGGAAAAAGATCCAGGGTGAAATGGCTGATCATAAGGTTTCGATTAAAAACGCAAGAAACCTAACTGTTTTACAAAAAGAGTTTGTCAGAAAATACTTTGATGAAGTGGTAGAATCCAATGTAATTCCTATCCTTCTTCACGAAAATACATCAATGCCTTACTTAAGAGATAAAAGTCTCTATCTTGGGGTTGCCATGAGAAAAAAAGACTGGCAGTATCAGAGTAATTATGCCATTATAGAAATCCCTTCCCGTTTTGTGGGAAGATTTGTTCTTCTGCCAACAGAAGATCCTGAGGAAAAAAATGTAATGCTTCTAGAAGATGTAATTACCTTTAATTTACCACATATTTTTTCATACTTCGGTTATGATGAATTCGCTGCCAATGCCTTTAAAGTAACAAAAGATGCAGAAATGGATTTGGATAATGATATCAAAACCAACTTCGCTGAAAAAATAGAAAAAGGTCTAAAAAACCGTAGAAAAGGAAAACCTACAAGATTCGTTTTTGATAAAGATATGGATAAGGCATTATTGGAATTGCTTATCCGCAAACTTAACCTGACAAAAAAAGACAGTATCATTCCCGGAGGAAAAATTCATAATTTCAAACATTTCATGGATTTCCCTGATGTTTTTGCAACTTACACAAGACCTTTGGAAAGAACTTCTTTTACACACCAGGCTTTTGAACATGGCGAAAGAGTAACGGATGTTATATTAAAAAAAGATGTACTTCTCAGTTTCCCTTATCATAAATATAATCCAGTTATCGATCTTCTTCGTGAAGCGGCAATGGATCCTGATGTAAAATCAATACAGATCACTGCCTATCGTTTAGCCAGCAGTTCGAAAATAATCAATGCACTGATCTACGCAGCAAGAAATGGCAAAGAAGTAACAGTCATGCTTGAACTTCAGGCAAGGTTTGATGAAGAATCGAATCTTGAATGGAAAGAAATGCTGGAACCTGAAGGCATAAATGTTTTGGTAGGAATTCCTGATAAAAAAGTTCATGCAAAGCTTTGTGTCATTAAAAAGAGGGCTCATAATAAAACCATTCAATATGGCTTTATAAGTACCGGTAATTTTAATGAAAAAACAGCAAGAATTTATGGTGACCATCTCTTGATGACGGCAGACAGAGGCGTTATGGCAGATATCAATAAAGTCTTTAATGTTCTTAAAAAGCCTAAGGAAGATTATATCTCTGTTTTGAAAACGTGCAAAAATCTTGTTGTTTGTCCACAGTTCATGCGTGAAAAGATTGTACATCATATCGACAAGGAAATCGATGAAGCCCGAGCCGGAAGAAAAGCTGAAATTATCATTAAGGCAAATTCAGTAAGTGATCGTGCTTTAATTACAAAACTTTATGATGCTGCACTGGCGGGGGTTACGGTAAAAACAATTGTAAGAGGAATCTACTGCGTTGTTAACCAAAAAGAATTTAAAGAAAAAATAAAGGGTATAAGTATTGTTGATGAATACCTGGAACACGCAAGAGTGATGTACTTTTATAATAAAGGCGTTGAAGATATGTATATTTCTTCCGCAGACTGGATGACAAGAAATCTTGATTACAGGATTGAGGCTGCAGCTAAAATCACAGACAAAGATCTGAAAAAGGAGCTGAAAGACATTCTTGATATACAGCTAAGAGACAATGTAAAAGCTAGAATTTTAGATAAAAGGCTAGGCAATGAATATGTGAGAAATGACAAACAGGAATGTCGTTCTCAAATTGAAACATATAAATATTTAAAAGCTAAAACAAATATCAAATGA
- the dnaK gene encoding molecular chaperone DnaK, whose protein sequence is MSKIIGIDLGTTNSCVAVMEGKDPVVIPNAEGKRTTPSIVAFTEDGERKVGDPAKRQAVTNPKKTVYSIKRFIGTHFKDDASEISRVPYEVVKGPNDTVKVKIDDREYTPQEISAMTLQKMKKTAEDYLGQEVTRAVITVPAYFNDAQRQATKEAGEIAGLKVERIINEPTAAALAYGMDKNHKDQKIAVYDLGGGTFDVSILDLGDGVFEVLSTNGDTHLGGDDFDDVIINWMADEFKAEEGVDLKSDAIALQRLKEAAEKAKIELSSSPQTEINLPYITATATGPKHLVKTLTKAKFEQLSADLVRRSMEPCKKALADAGLSISEIDEVILVGGSTRIPIIQEEVEKFFGKKPSKGVNPDEVVAIGAAIQGGVLTGDVKDVLLLDVTPLSLGIETMGSVFTKLIEANTTIPTKKSETFSTASDNQPAVSIRVGQGERPMFNDNKEIGRFDLADIPPAPRGVPQIEVTFDIDANGILSVSAKDKGTGKEQTIKIQASSGLSDEEIERMKKEAQENSAADAKKKEEVEIFNKADGLIFQTEKQLKEFGDKLSADKRAAVESAAAELKTAFESKNSDDTKAKTEALDAAWMAASEEMYAAGQQAQGADAGAQNPGGNAGSEDVQDADFEEVK, encoded by the coding sequence ATGAGTAAAATAATTGGAATTGACTTAGGAACGACCAACTCTTGTGTTGCTGTAATGGAGGGTAAAGACCCTGTTGTTATTCCTAATGCAGAAGGTAAAAGAACGACTCCTTCTATTGTAGCATTTACAGAAGATGGTGAAAGAAAAGTAGGAGATCCTGCAAAAAGACAGGCTGTAACGAATCCAAAAAAGACAGTATATTCTATCAAAAGATTTATTGGAACTCATTTTAAAGATGATGCAAGTGAAATTTCAAGAGTACCTTATGAAGTTGTAAAAGGTCCGAATGACACTGTAAAAGTTAAAATTGACGATAGAGAATATACACCACAGGAAATTTCTGCAATGACACTTCAGAAAATGAAGAAGACTGCTGAAGATTATCTTGGACAAGAAGTAACAAGAGCAGTAATTACTGTACCTGCTTACTTTAATGATGCACAAAGACAAGCTACTAAAGAAGCTGGAGAAATCGCAGGTCTTAAAGTAGAAAGAATTATCAACGAACCTACGGCTGCAGCGTTAGCGTATGGTATGGATAAAAATCACAAAGATCAGAAAATTGCTGTTTATGACCTTGGTGGTGGTACTTTCGACGTTTCTATCCTTGATTTAGGAGACGGTGTATTTGAAGTATTATCTACTAATGGAGATACACACCTAGGTGGTGATGACTTTGATGATGTTATTATCAATTGGATGGCAGATGAATTTAAAGCTGAAGAAGGAGTAGATTTAAAATCTGATGCTATTGCATTACAAAGATTGAAAGAAGCTGCTGAAAAAGCTAAGATTGAATTATCTTCTTCTCCACAAACTGAAATCAACTTACCCTATATTACGGCTACAGCTACAGGTCCTAAACACTTAGTGAAGACTTTAACAAAAGCTAAATTTGAGCAGTTATCCGCTGACTTGGTAAGAAGATCTATGGAGCCTTGTAAAAAAGCATTAGCTGATGCAGGTTTATCTATTTCTGAGATCGACGAAGTGATCTTGGTTGGTGGTTCTACAAGAATCCCTATTATCCAGGAAGAAGTTGAGAAATTCTTCGGTAAAAAACCATCTAAAGGAGTTAACCCGGATGAGGTTGTAGCGATCGGTGCAGCAATCCAAGGGGGAGTTTTAACAGGAGATGTAAAAGATGTATTACTTCTTGATGTTACACCACTTTCTTTAGGTATTGAAACAATGGGTTCTGTATTTACTAAATTAATTGAAGCGAATACAACAATCCCAACTAAAAAGTCTGAAACATTCTCTACTGCTTCTGATAATCAACCAGCAGTAAGCATTAGAGTAGGACAAGGGGAAAGACCCATGTTCAACGATAACAAAGAGATCGGTAGATTCGACTTGGCAGACATTCCACCAGCACCAAGAGGAGTTCCTCAAATTGAAGTAACTTTCGATATTGATGCGAATGGTATTCTTAGCGTTTCTGCTAAAGATAAAGGAACTGGCAAAGAACAAACGATCAAAATTCAGGCATCTTCAGGTCTTTCTGATGAAGAAATCGAGAGAATGAAAAAAGAAGCTCAGGAAAACTCTGCAGCAGATGCTAAGAAAAAAGAAGAAGTTGAAATCTTCAATAAAGCAGACGGATTAATCTTCCAGACTGAAAAACAATTGAAAGAGTTTGGTGATAAATTATCTGCTGATAAAAGAGCAGCTGTAGAATCTGCAGCAGCTGAATTGAAAACAGCATTCGAATCTAAAAATTCTGATGATACAAAAGCTAAAACAGAAGCTTTAGATGCAGCTTGGATGGCAGCTTCAGAAGAAATGTATGCAGCAGGACAGCAAGCTCAAGGAGCTGATGCAGGTGCTCAAAATCCTGGTGGAAACGCAGGAAGTGAAGATGTGCAGGATGCAGACTTCGAAGAAGTAAAATAA
- a CDS encoding winged helix-turn-helix domain-containing protein, with protein MFNSRNLLSGKRKYLFGLILLSFICVIYVYADFSSENSDDFDFARREVLLRRIGHEILLQSGDSISRVLPVKKIAKNEYLISFENKITFQPDSLVNTTQRLLAKDPLTSDYIVNVLNCDNSSVAYGYAISKNKRDDVVPCRGRKQPVACYMIKIKFKPTGINIVKNGYLLGGLSFLAFVGFIIFRYAQPRKTLPENQHTDMFTLGSVLFDAKNRKLIINGNTIELTGTEARLLLIFALSPNETIERSRLQKEIWEDEGVIVGRSLDMFISKLRKKLEFDPNIKIVVIRGKGYKLEINA; from the coding sequence ATGTTTAATAGCAGAAATCTCCTTTCAGGAAAACGCAAATACCTGTTCGGATTAATACTTCTCTCATTTATTTGTGTAATCTATGTATATGCGGATTTCAGCAGTGAGAATAGTGACGACTTTGACTTTGCCAGAAGGGAAGTTTTGCTCCGCAGAATCGGACATGAAATACTTCTACAGTCGGGTGATAGTATATCAAGAGTACTCCCTGTGAAAAAAATTGCGAAAAATGAATATCTGATCAGCTTTGAGAATAAAATTACTTTTCAACCGGACTCCTTAGTGAATACAACTCAACGTTTGTTAGCCAAAGACCCGCTCACAAGTGATTATATTGTAAATGTACTTAACTGTGACAACTCCAGCGTAGCCTATGGATATGCTATATCTAAAAATAAACGAGATGATGTTGTACCGTGTAGAGGAAGAAAGCAACCCGTTGCCTGCTATATGATCAAAATTAAATTCAAACCCACAGGAATAAACATAGTGAAAAATGGGTATCTTCTGGGTGGCCTGTCATTTTTAGCATTTGTTGGTTTTATTATTTTCAGATATGCTCAGCCCCGGAAAACTTTACCTGAAAATCAGCATACAGATATGTTCACTTTGGGCTCAGTGTTGTTCGATGCGAAGAACCGTAAGCTTATAATAAATGGAAATACAATAGAATTGACCGGAACTGAAGCACGTCTGTTACTTATTTTCGCATTATCTCCTAACGAAACTATAGAGAGAAGCAGGTTGCAAAAAGAGATATGGGAAGATGAAGGTGTTATTGTGGGGCGTAGTCTGGATATGTTTATTTCAAAACTTAGAAAAAAACTGGAATTTGATCCGAATATCAAAATTGTTGTTATACGCGGAAAAGGATATAAGCTTGAAATTAACGCTTAA
- a CDS encoding cupin domain-containing protein, with amino-acid sequence MNTNIHDYIVKTEQTEWQPLIEKGIHYEGIFVKSLKFDPEKNRSTTILLKFEPGASYPYHNHPAGEELFVMEGDAVIAGAHLEKGDYLYTPPNFKHSVKSENGCILFFMIPEEVEIL; translated from the coding sequence ATGAACACAAACATCCACGATTACATCGTAAAAACAGAACAAACAGAGTGGCAGCCATTAATTGAAAAAGGAATTCACTACGAAGGCATATTTGTAAAGTCTTTAAAATTTGATCCTGAAAAAAACCGGTCTACAACCATACTTTTAAAATTTGAGCCAGGTGCGAGTTATCCCTATCATAATCATCCAGCTGGAGAAGAATTATTTGTAATGGAAGGAGATGCTGTTATTGCAGGAGCACATTTGGAAAAAGGGGATTATTTATATACTCCACCAAATTTTAAACATTCCGTGAAATCAGAGAATGGTTGTATACTTTTTTTCATGATACCAGAAGAAGTAGAGATTCTTTAA
- a CDS encoding DoxX protein, translating to MKTKQDIAVFLLRITLATGFLSAVASRLGFWGSYSSGWKNFVSYTAETNSFLPQTFAPGIALLSTITELSIGIFLLVGYQISKTALSASILTLLFALAMSISFGCKEPLDYSVFAFSAGAFLLSTFSRYKWTLEEFLNTIK from the coding sequence ATGAAGACTAAACAAGATATAGCCGTTTTCCTGTTAAGAATAACATTAGCGACAGGTTTTTTATCAGCTGTTGCAAGCAGGCTTGGTTTTTGGGGTAGCTATTCTTCGGGTTGGAAAAATTTCGTCAGTTATACCGCTGAAACCAATTCCTTTTTACCACAGACATTTGCACCAGGTATTGCTTTATTGTCAACTATTACTGAATTATCGATTGGTATTTTTCTTCTTGTTGGCTATCAAATCAGTAAAACTGCTTTATCCGCTTCTATTCTCACTTTATTATTTGCATTAGCCATGTCTATTTCTTTTGGTTGTAAAGAGCCTTTGGATTATTCAGTTTTTGCATTCAGCGCGGGAGCATTTTTGCTAAGTACTTTCTCACGTTACAAATGGACTTTAGAAGAGTTTTTAAACACAATAAAATAA
- a CDS encoding helix-turn-helix domain-containing protein → MIEIKKYSNQINHSEPRRVIRYTLFWCKSGSAEILIDENIFNLTAGETVTITSGQFHQLRAVEGEVTALEFTLDFFSKNDSDIELIFHNGLFCHFGMNEKISVRQPLFFTETLNLIENEISEKPYQYLISTHSLVELLLIEINRSKIANGDEIWKPDALFLKFLESVRNHFAENYQVSHFADLLGTTEAKLNEVSKLHTNKTAQNVIYSLIISEAKRLLLYEKLTVKEIAYQLGFNDPFYFSNFFKKHTSLSPKDYQKSVKN, encoded by the coding sequence ATGATTGAAATAAAAAAATATTCAAATCAAATAAACCATTCTGAACCAAGACGGGTGATCAGATACACCTTATTCTGGTGCAAGAGTGGATCTGCTGAAATCTTGATTGATGAAAATATCTTTAATCTTACGGCTGGAGAAACAGTAACCATCACTTCAGGGCAGTTTCATCAATTGAGAGCTGTTGAAGGAGAAGTGACAGCACTTGAGTTTACTCTTGATTTCTTTAGTAAAAATGACAGCGATATTGAACTCATTTTTCACAACGGTTTATTCTGTCATTTTGGAATGAATGAAAAGATAAGTGTCCGTCAACCCTTATTTTTCACTGAAACATTGAATCTAATTGAGAATGAAATCAGTGAGAAGCCCTATCAGTATTTAATTTCAACACATTCACTGGTTGAATTATTACTTATTGAGATCAACCGCAGTAAAATAGCAAATGGTGATGAGATCTGGAAGCCTGACGCTTTATTTTTAAAATTTCTGGAAAGCGTACGTAATCATTTTGCAGAAAACTATCAGGTATCTCATTTTGCAGATCTCCTAGGAACTACAGAAGCTAAATTGAATGAAGTTTCAAAACTGCATACTAACAAAACAGCACAGAATGTTATTTACAGCCTTATCATTTCTGAGGCTAAAAGATTATTACTTTACGAGAAGTTAACTGTAAAAGAAATCGCCTACCAGCTTGGGTTCAATGATCCCTTTTACTTTTCCAACTTCTTTAAAAAACACACTTCCCTATCTCCAAAAGATTATCAGAAGTCGGTAAAAAACTAA
- a CDS encoding heparan-alpha-glucosaminide N-acetyltransferase domain-containing protein: protein MKQNKRILALDLIKGMSVIGMVIIHTLLIFANVKSQSETAIGSFIVFLGRGTSIFLICMGVTFMTSSHQSLKSSIKRGGLLLLAALFMNFMKFMIPVIFGFAPDNFIQKYGWHAPIEQQYVYLVLLGDILQLAGMSLLFVGFIRKYVKNKFGILAIGLLVALVSREVSGINIDVPGINYVLDLLFNNDFPAYVYFPVFPWMSFIIIGMFFGKWFQELNYDSKKLFKNMLYVGLVFAAFGAPLVFVYGDYNYNGFYHMGPGGVIYFAGWTLIFLWVIFRMTSNAKENAFMRILKYCSKNLTSMYMIQWILISWGKGIFGYRQHGIGFVLLLILFYLILTFSVQILLDILRKKEPLIIFRRIATEETVLK, encoded by the coding sequence ATGAAACAAAATAAAAGAATTCTGGCACTGGATTTAATAAAGGGAATGAGTGTTATAGGAATGGTCATTATTCACACCTTACTCATATTTGCAAATGTGAAATCGCAATCAGAAACAGCTATCGGCAGTTTTATTGTCTTTCTGGGCAGAGGTACTTCTATTTTTCTGATTTGTATGGGGGTAACATTTATGACGTCCAGTCATCAAAGTCTTAAAAGTTCAATAAAGCGAGGTGGTTTACTTTTACTGGCAGCTCTTTTCATGAATTTTATGAAATTTATGATTCCTGTAATTTTTGGTTTTGCACCGGATAATTTTATTCAAAAGTATGGATGGCATGCCCCAATAGAGCAGCAATATGTGTATTTGGTCTTGCTAGGTGATATTTTACAATTAGCGGGAATGTCTTTACTATTTGTTGGCTTTATAAGAAAATATGTTAAAAATAAATTTGGCATTCTGGCTATAGGATTGTTAGTAGCGTTGGTATCCAGAGAAGTTAGTGGAATTAATATTGACGTTCCGGGAATTAATTATGTTTTAGATCTTCTTTTTAACAATGACTTTCCTGCTTATGTCTATTTCCCTGTTTTTCCGTGGATGTCCTTTATTATCATTGGGATGTTTTTTGGTAAATGGTTTCAGGAGTTAAATTATGACAGTAAGAAATTATTTAAAAACATGCTGTATGTGGGACTTGTGTTTGCAGCATTTGGAGCACCATTAGTTTTTGTGTATGGAGACTATAATTACAATGGCTTTTATCATATGGGGCCTGGAGGTGTTATTTATTTTGCAGGATGGACTTTGATCTTTCTTTGGGTTATTTTTAGGATGACTTCCAATGCTAAAGAAAATGCATTCATGAGAATTTTAAAATATTGTAGTAAAAATCTGACATCAATGTATATGATACAATGGATACTAATTTCTTGGGGTAAAGGTATTTTCGGATATAGACAACATGGAATTGGATTCGTATTACTCCTTATACTATTTTATTTGATTCTTACATTTTCAGTTCAGATCCTGTTAGATATCTTAAGGAAGAAAGAACCGTTAATTATTTTTCGACGAATCGCAACAGAGGAAACTGTCCTGAAGTAG
- a CDS encoding thioredoxin family protein: MKYSKIILVLTLLLFQIGFAQEKADVVLNKALSEAKKENKNVLLVFHASWCQWCKLMEKNMNLPETKPLFDKNYVTAYLDVQERGEKKVLENPGGVEMMSRYKGKDAGLPFWLILDPKGEVLADSFNDKGENLGSPATPEEVDVFLAKLEKTTKLNKEELSTIQKVFVKKKAQ; the protein is encoded by the coding sequence ATGAAGTATTCTAAAATTATTTTGGTTCTTACCTTATTGTTATTTCAGATAGGTTTTGCACAGGAAAAAGCAGATGTAGTATTAAATAAAGCGCTTAGTGAAGCAAAAAAAGAAAATAAAAATGTCCTTTTAGTGTTTCATGCTTCATGGTGCCAATGGTGTAAGCTAATGGAGAAAAATATGAACCTGCCGGAAACAAAACCACTATTTGATAAAAACTATGTTACCGCTTATCTTGATGTTCAGGAAAGAGGAGAAAAGAAAGTGCTTGAAAATCCGGGTGGGGTGGAAATGATGAGCAGGTATAAGGGAAAAGATGCAGGACTTCCTTTTTGGTTGATCTTAGATCCTAAAGGCGAGGTTCTGGCAGATTCTTTTAATGATAAAGGCGAAAATCTAGGATCTCCGGCAACACCAGAAGAGGTTGACGTTTTTTTAGCTAAACTGGAAAAAACAACAAAGCTCAATAAAGAGGAACTTTCTACTATTCAAAAGGTTTTCGTGAAGAAAAAAGCTCAATAG
- a CDS encoding DUF7674 family protein encodes MMNEPMQTINEETAVEYLKFFYPTLRSEITQLSVQNNFAGIIQSTVNYLKNLLRESKINIIGHHIKLMEGIYRNADSYVKDIIENLFVRSFESFKKHTKIQHWNAIFQYMPVNFQEIYLEQQKKDQIFFGKK; translated from the coding sequence ATGATGAACGAGCCAATGCAAACTATTAATGAAGAGACCGCTGTAGAGTATTTAAAATTTTTCTATCCCACTCTTAGAAGTGAAATTACACAGTTATCGGTGCAAAATAATTTTGCAGGTATTATCCAATCAACTGTAAACTACTTAAAAAACCTTTTACGAGAGTCCAAAATCAATATTATCGGCCATCACATCAAACTGATGGAAGGGATCTATAGAAATGCAGATTCATATGTAAAAGATATTATCGAAAATCTTTTCGTAAGATCTTTTGAAAGTTTTAAGAAACATACTAAGATACAGCATTGGAATGCCATTTTCCAGTACATGCCTGTCAATTTCCAGGAAATCTATCTGGAGCAACAAAAAAAAGATCAAATATTTTTTGGTAAAAAATAA
- a CDS encoding DUF7674 family protein, translated as MNYLQAVQEITEVIPSIQYELDETKTQSSYSMMNTFTDHIKRMIRQNERPLLFKSLKKMGTIYKNGDAVLKNAIECTFIYSLDNVTTFCSEEYRKAIFSHMSKDLQRIYSKQIYTHGI; from the coding sequence ATGAATTATTTACAAGCCGTTCAGGAAATTACAGAAGTAATTCCTAGCATACAGTATGAATTGGATGAAACTAAAACGCAGAGTTCTTATAGTATGATGAATACTTTTACAGATCACATCAAAAGAATGATTCGTCAAAATGAAAGACCTCTTTTATTTAAAAGTCTAAAAAAGATGGGTACGATCTATAAAAACGGAGATGCAGTACTTAAAAATGCCATAGAATGCACTTTTATCTATTCATTGGACAATGTAACAACTTTCTGCAGTGAAGAATACCGAAAAGCTATCTTTAGTCATATGTCCAAGGATCTTCAGAGAATTTATTCCAAACAGATTTATACACATGGTATATAA